In the genome of Meles meles chromosome 4, mMelMel3.1 paternal haplotype, whole genome shotgun sequence, one region contains:
- the CSTB gene encoding cystatin-B isoform X1, with amino-acid sequence MMCGAPTASQPATAETQAIADQVGESGRGSGRGGGARRGPGTPAGRPPRRRAPRPGSGASASGRRGGGDSAPRDPGKRGICGDRGATPPAPEGPARPRRSCFSRTGGPPSPAGRWTCQAAGPHRVGALGSDRRQWGCCGGQRGC; translated from the exons ATGATGTGCGGGGCGCCCACCGCCTCGCAGCCCGCCACGGCCGAGACCCAGGCCATCGCCGACCAGGTAGGCGAGAGCGGGCGGGGCTCCGGCCGGGGC ggcggcgcgcGGAGAGGGCCCGGGACTCCTGCCGGACGCCCCCCCCGGCGCCGGGCACCCCGGCCGGGCTCAGGGGCCTCCGCGTCCGGCCGCCGAGGAGGCGGTGACTCAGCCCCACGCGACCCGGGGAAACGGGGAATTTGCGGCGACCGCGGGGCGACCCCGCCCGCGCCGGAGGGCCCTGCCCGGCCTCGCCGCTCCTGCTTTTCCCGGACGGGGGGTCCTCCCTCGCCCGCGGGGCGCTGGACGTGTCAGGCCGCGGGCCCTCATCGGGTGGGGGCGCTGGGCAGTGACCGGCGGCAGTGGGGTTGCTGCGGCGGCCAGCGCGGCTGCTGA